One genomic region from Zalophus californianus isolate mZalCal1 chromosome 2, mZalCal1.pri.v2, whole genome shotgun sequence encodes:
- the LOC113925011 gene encoding 60S ribosomal protein L17-like, translated as MHIQKATKYLKDVTLQKQCMPFCCYHGGVGRCAQAKQWGWTQGWWPKKSVEFLLYMLKNAESNTQLKGLDVDSLVIEHIWVNKVPKMQHRIYRAHGWINPYMSSPCHTKMILTEKELVVPKPQKEVAQKKKISQKKRRKQKLTGWE; from the coding sequence ATGCATATCCAAAAAGCCACCAAGTATCTGAAGGATGTCACCTTGCAGAAGCAGTGTATGCCATTCTGTTGCTACCATGGTGGAGTTGGTAGGTGTGCCCAGgccaaacagtggggctggacacagggctggTGGCCCAAGAAGAGTGTTGAATTTTTACTgtacatgcttaaaaatgcagagagtaatACTCAACTTAAGGGTTTAGATGTAGACTCTCTGGTCATTGAGCACATCTGGGTGAACAAAGTCCCCAAGATGCAGCACAGAATTTACAGGGCTCATGGCTGGATTAACCCATACATGAGCTCTCCTTGCCACACCAagatgatccttactgaaaaagagcTGGTTGTTCCTAAACCACAAAaggaggttgcacagaagaaaaagatatctcAGAAGAAACGGAGGAAACAAAAACTTACGGGCTGGGAGTAA